One window of the Sander lucioperca isolate FBNREF2018 chromosome 5, SLUC_FBN_1.2, whole genome shotgun sequence genome contains the following:
- the LOC116057159 gene encoding protein ALP1-like, with the protein MGSMCSSRHHLISGSQYFNYKGTFSIVLLVVVDARYLFRVVDVGAFGRSSDGGTLAASAFGAALRGDKLGLPEDALIPGAEYLGPMPHVFVGDEAFPLRRNLLRPYPGRDLTQPRRTFNSRLSRARRVVENAFGILAAQWRIYHRVIGVSPENADAIVKATVALHNFLRWNSPVAAPCPSEAIPIPALQNVGRVATNNATQEAIATWEVFNTYFSSPAAAIPRTTVA; encoded by the exons ATGGGAAGCATGTGCTCATCCAGGCACCACCTCATTTCCGGCTCCCAGTATTTCAATTATAAGGGAACCTTCTCCATAGTGCTGCTGGTGGTCGTGGATGCAAGATACCTTTTCAGGGTGGTGGATGTTGGAGCCTTCGGGCGAAGCAGTGATGGAGGCACCCTTGCAGCTTCTGCATTTGGAGCAGCCTTGCGAGGAGACAAGCTGGGTCTTCCGGAGGATGCCCTCATCCCTGGCGCTGAATACCTGGGGCCCATGCCTCATGTGTTTGTGGGGGATGAGGCTTTCCCCTTGAG GAGGAATTTGCTGAGGCCCTATCCTGGAAGGGACCTCACCCAGCCAAGGAGGACCTTCAACAGCCGCCTGTCACGTGCTAGGAGAGTGGTTGAGAATGCCTTTGGCATCCTTGCTGCACAGTGGAGGATCTACCACCGTGTCATTGGAGTGAGCCCTGAAAATGCAGATGCCATTGTGAAGGCAACAGTGGCTCTGCACAATTTTCTGCGGTGGAACTCCCCAGTTGCAGCTCCCTGCCCATCAGAGGCCATCCCCATCCCTGCTCTACAGAATGTAGGGAGAGTTGCCACCAACAACGCCACCCAAGAGGCCATAGCCACATGGGAGGTTTTCAACACCTACTTCTCCTCTCCTGCTGCGGCAATACCTCGGACCACAGTGGCCTGA